In a genomic window of Thiolapillus brandeum:
- a CDS encoding paraquat-inducible protein A, which translates to MAFLNIRNSYAARHPLRGVLVNLLLLLACAFLILGLKLPLVSIEKLWFFGNTVSLLSAISQLWQGGEKSLAVLIGSFSLLFPVIKLLLLFYIWNLEDASSPGHGKHLKWLNTYSKWSMLDVFVVALLVVTLKLGMLAKAQVEFGLYAFAASVILTMLLSAWMGQHTGDN; encoded by the coding sequence ATGGCTTTCCTGAATATCCGCAACAGCTATGCGGCCCGCCATCCCCTCAGGGGGGTGCTGGTCAACCTGTTGCTGCTATTGGCCTGCGCCTTTTTGATCCTGGGTTTGAAACTCCCTTTGGTGAGCATCGAAAAACTCTGGTTCTTCGGCAATACCGTAAGCCTGCTGTCCGCCATTTCCCAGCTCTGGCAGGGAGGTGAGAAAAGCCTGGCAGTTCTGATCGGCTCCTTCAGCCTGCTGTTCCCCGTCATCAAGCTGCTGCTCCTGTTCTATATCTGGAACCTTGAGGATGCCAGCAGCCCGGGGCATGGCAAACATCTGAAATGGCTCAATACCTACAGCAAGTGGTCCATGCTGGACGTATTCGTGGTGGCCCTGCTGGTGGTAACCCTGAAGTTGGGTATGCTGGCCAAAGCCCAGGTGGAATTCGGGCTGTATGCTTTTGCCGCCAGTGTCATCCTGACCATGCTGCTATCCGCCTGGATGGGGCAGCATACCGGGGACAACTGA
- the tilS gene encoding tRNA lysidine(34) synthetase TilS, translating to MAPADLAFSPERLLQTLRGLPVPGSYRVAISGGLDSVVLLHALHAISGKLAAPLTAVHVNHGLHGDALEWEDFCEALCASLDIPLLSLQLELQPLRGMSLEAMAREARYSIIAEQMAEGEMLLTAHHGDDQVETVLLQLLRGAGVTGLAAMPVLRDWQSGWLARPLLGFSRAELQAWAEKHGLRWREDPSNLETDIRRNYLRHEIVPLLREQWPGLLATVGRSARHCGEAAAILQQVAEEDLMLVLDLAHPWQLPLPGLGVLPAERLKNLLRYWIGSRDLPVPGEQIITRILQEVVPAREDALPQVDWEGGQLRRYRGRLYLMPSLPGVPEAGLALTWNGREDLILPAGLGKLHAREITDWLTAGVSVVFREEGMRCRLAGREGERSFKRLCQDLHIPPWLRSRMPLLVQDGRLLALGDYGLCEPLSGENPLVWERPEWLS from the coding sequence GTGGCACCGGCTGACCTGGCTTTTTCCCCCGAAAGACTGTTACAGACTCTGCGGGGCCTGCCGGTACCCGGCAGCTACCGGGTTGCCATCAGTGGCGGGTTGGATTCCGTGGTGCTGCTGCATGCACTGCATGCCATCAGTGGAAAACTGGCGGCGCCCCTGACTGCCGTGCATGTCAATCATGGCCTGCATGGCGATGCCCTGGAATGGGAAGACTTCTGTGAAGCCCTGTGTGCCTCTCTGGACATCCCCCTGCTCAGCCTGCAGCTGGAGTTGCAGCCTCTGCGTGGCATGAGCCTGGAAGCCATGGCCCGGGAAGCCCGTTACAGTATTATTGCCGAGCAGATGGCCGAGGGAGAAATGCTGCTTACCGCCCATCATGGTGATGACCAGGTGGAAACCGTTTTACTGCAACTGTTGCGGGGCGCGGGGGTTACCGGCCTTGCGGCCATGCCGGTGCTGCGGGACTGGCAGTCCGGCTGGCTGGCGCGACCGCTGTTGGGTTTCAGCCGTGCTGAACTGCAAGCCTGGGCGGAAAAGCACGGCTTGCGCTGGCGGGAAGACCCCAGCAATCTGGAAACGGATATCCGCCGCAATTATCTGCGCCATGAAATCGTTCCCCTGCTCAGGGAACAATGGCCGGGATTGCTGGCCACTGTGGGGCGCAGTGCGCGGCACTGTGGCGAGGCGGCGGCCATTCTTCAGCAGGTTGCAGAAGAGGATCTGATGCTGGTATTGGATCTGGCCCATCCCTGGCAGCTGCCTCTGCCGGGGCTGGGGGTTCTGCCTGCCGAGCGCCTGAAGAACCTGCTGCGCTACTGGATAGGCAGCCGTGATCTGCCGGTGCCAGGTGAGCAGATCATAACCCGTATACTTCAGGAAGTCGTTCCCGCCCGCGAGGATGCGCTTCCCCAGGTGGATTGGGAAGGGGGACAGTTGCGCCGCTATCGTGGGCGCCTGTATCTGATGCCGTCTTTGCCGGGGGTGCCGGAGGCCGGTCTCGCCTTGACCTGGAATGGCCGGGAGGATCTGATCCTGCCTGCCGGGTTGGGGAAGCTGCATGCCCGGGAAATCACGGACTGGCTGACAGCAGGGGTGTCGGTGGTGTTTCGCGAGGAAGGCATGCGCTGCCGGTTGGCCGGTCGGGAAGGGGAGCGCAGCTTCAAACGCCTGTGCCAGGACCTGCATATTCCTCCCTGGTTGCGATCCCGCATGCCTCTGCTGGTGCAGGATGGCCGCCTGCTGGCTCTGGGGGACTATGGCTTGTGTGAGCCGCTGTCCGGAGAAAATCCTCTGGTGTGGGAGCGTCCCGAATGGCTTTCCTGA
- a CDS encoding LTA synthase family protein, with translation MKNTRHFRPLLADLGFIGASSLLLLLAQQALRLILLLRNPELAEGASTTDLVWAFAVGIRFDLIITSYILIPVVLALLLPNGLGKRRLARYWLLATGGIVLFLGISEPEFYHDFHTRLNSLAIQYLKEDPSTVSSMIWHGFPVIRYLLLWAVLLALLAWGLKQADHWTRRFGPGYPAWWVRIPVFLICAFLVALGARGTLRHGAPLRWGDAFHSQNLFANHLALNGTWSLAKAAMGNDKKDAGKAWVKIMPREQALAGTRKLLLTPDDQLLLPEQYPVLRKHAGESRLARKPKNLVLIIMESFSGQFTGALGNDHGITPRFDELAKDGLLFDHMFSNGTHTHQGMFATVACFPNLPGFEYLMQEPEGQHQFSGLPALLKPLGFQDVYVYNGAFNWDNQKGFFRNQGMTRFIGRDQMENPVFTDPTWGVSDQDMFDQALRELNRMNQEKPFFAVLQTLSNHTPYALPDPLPVSRVTGFDGLNEHLTAMRYADWALGRFFDEAKKQPWYQDTLFVLLGDHGFGVKKQLGQIDLLRFHIPMLMLAPGIQERFGKRIHTAATQVDVIPTAVNLLLGKPFTHQCWGRDLLSLSADDPGLGIIKPSGSDHTVAHFRGNRIVIKPPHGKAVTGRYQLYPEPSFTPDENMTERTQMLSDLKAYVSTAMHALLENRTGLPPTSHTGQSR, from the coding sequence ATGAAAAATACCCGGCATTTCCGCCCGCTCCTGGCCGACCTCGGTTTTATCGGCGCTTCCTCCCTGCTACTGCTCCTGGCGCAGCAGGCTTTGCGTCTCATCCTGCTGCTGAGAAATCCGGAACTGGCAGAAGGCGCGTCCACGACGGATCTTGTATGGGCGTTTGCCGTGGGAATACGCTTCGACCTCATCATCACCAGCTACATACTGATACCTGTAGTGCTTGCCCTGCTGCTGCCCAATGGCCTGGGAAAACGTCGGCTGGCCCGTTACTGGCTGCTGGCCACGGGCGGCATCGTGCTCTTTCTGGGCATATCGGAACCTGAGTTCTACCACGACTTCCACACGCGTCTGAACAGCCTGGCCATCCAGTACCTCAAGGAGGATCCGAGCACCGTGAGCAGCATGATCTGGCACGGCTTTCCCGTGATACGCTATCTGCTGCTGTGGGCCGTACTGCTGGCGCTGCTGGCATGGGGACTGAAACAGGCCGATCACTGGACGCGCCGGTTTGGTCCGGGCTATCCCGCATGGTGGGTTCGCATTCCCGTGTTTCTGATCTGCGCCTTCCTGGTAGCTCTGGGCGCCAGAGGCACCCTGCGCCACGGTGCGCCGCTGCGCTGGGGTGATGCTTTCCACAGCCAGAACCTGTTCGCCAACCACCTGGCCCTGAACGGCACCTGGTCCCTGGCCAAGGCGGCCATGGGCAACGACAAGAAGGATGCCGGCAAGGCCTGGGTCAAGATCATGCCCCGGGAACAGGCCCTGGCAGGCACCCGCAAACTGTTGCTGACACCTGACGACCAGCTGTTGTTGCCGGAGCAATACCCGGTGTTGCGCAAGCATGCCGGTGAAAGCCGCCTCGCCAGGAAACCGAAAAATCTGGTGCTGATCATCATGGAGAGTTTTTCCGGCCAGTTTACCGGCGCCCTGGGCAATGATCATGGCATCACCCCCCGGTTCGACGAGCTGGCCAAAGACGGCCTGCTCTTCGACCACATGTTCTCCAACGGCACCCATACCCACCAGGGCATGTTCGCGACGGTGGCCTGCTTCCCCAATCTGCCGGGTTTCGAATACCTGATGCAGGAACCCGAAGGCCAGCACCAGTTCTCCGGCCTGCCCGCCCTGCTCAAACCCCTGGGCTTTCAGGATGTGTATGTGTACAACGGCGCCTTCAACTGGGACAACCAGAAAGGCTTTTTCCGCAATCAGGGCATGACCCGATTCATTGGCCGGGATCAGATGGAAAACCCGGTGTTCACCGATCCCACCTGGGGGGTCTCCGACCAGGACATGTTCGACCAGGCTCTGCGGGAACTGAACCGCATGAACCAGGAAAAACCTTTTTTCGCGGTGCTGCAGACCCTTTCCAACCACACGCCCTATGCCCTGCCTGACCCCCTTCCTGTCAGCCGGGTTACAGGCTTTGACGGCCTGAACGAGCATCTCACCGCCATGCGCTACGCGGACTGGGCTCTGGGGCGCTTCTTCGATGAAGCCAAAAAGCAGCCCTGGTATCAGGACACCTTGTTCGTGCTCCTCGGCGATCATGGCTTCGGGGTGAAGAAACAGCTGGGGCAGATCGACCTGCTGCGCTTCCATATCCCCATGCTGATGCTGGCTCCCGGCATCCAGGAGCGTTTTGGCAAACGCATCCATACGGCCGCCACCCAGGTGGACGTGATTCCCACTGCCGTGAATCTGCTCCTGGGCAAGCCTTTTACTCATCAGTGCTGGGGTAGAGACCTTTTATCCCTGTCAGCAGACGATCCCGGCCTGGGCATCATCAAGCCCTCGGGCAGCGACCATACCGTGGCGCATTTCCGCGGCAACCGCATCGTTATCAAGCCGCCACATGGCAAGGCAGTGACCGGGCGCTATCAGCTGTATCCTGAGCCCTCATTTACACCGGATGAGAACATGACGGAAAGGACACAGATGTTGAGCGATCTGAAAGCCTATGTGAGCACAGCCATGCATGCCTTGCTGGAAAACCGCACCGGCTTGCCCCCGACCTCCCACACAGGCCAATCCCGATGA
- the accA gene encoding acetyl-CoA carboxylase carboxyl transferase subunit alpha: protein MDLNFLEFEQPIAELEAKISELRLLGDDAEINIQEEIERLEEKSRKLTESLFSSLNPWQISQLARHPLRPYTLDYIERIVDDFEGLHGDRAFADDQSIVSGIGRIDGRPVMIIGHQKGRDTKEKLKRNFGMPRPEGYRKALRMMETAERFKLPVLTFIDTPGAYPGIDAEERGQSEAIARNLREMAGLRTPIIATVIGEGGSGGALAIGVADKLMMLQYATYSVISPEGCASILWKSAEKASQAAEAMAITSEKLKELGLIDGIVPEPLGGAHRDLDAMANNLKASLIAALDELQDSDEDRLLDNRYQRLMSYGVFSE, encoded by the coding sequence ATGGACCTCAATTTTCTTGAATTCGAACAACCCATTGCCGAACTCGAAGCCAAGATCAGCGAACTGCGTTTGCTTGGCGACGATGCCGAGATCAACATCCAGGAGGAAATCGAGCGCCTGGAGGAAAAGAGCCGCAAGCTCACCGAATCCCTGTTCTCGTCTCTGAATCCCTGGCAGATCTCCCAGCTGGCGCGCCATCCTCTGCGCCCCTATACCCTGGATTACATCGAGCGCATTGTGGATGACTTCGAGGGCTTGCATGGTGATCGCGCCTTCGCCGATGACCAATCCATCGTCTCCGGCATTGGCCGTATCGATGGCCGCCCGGTGATGATCATTGGCCACCAGAAGGGCCGGGACACCAAGGAAAAGCTCAAGCGGAATTTTGGCATGCCACGCCCCGAGGGCTACCGAAAAGCCCTGCGCATGATGGAGACGGCGGAACGCTTCAAACTGCCAGTGCTTACTTTCATCGACACCCCCGGCGCCTATCCCGGTATCGATGCCGAAGAACGCGGCCAGAGCGAGGCCATTGCCCGCAATCTGCGTGAGATGGCGGGTTTGCGTACGCCCATTATTGCCACGGTCATTGGTGAAGGCGGCTCCGGTGGCGCCCTTGCCATTGGCGTGGCAGACAAGCTGATGATGCTTCAATACGCTACGTACTCGGTGATTTCTCCTGAAGGCTGTGCTTCCATCCTGTGGAAAAGCGCGGAAAAGGCCTCCCAGGCCGCCGAAGCCATGGCCATCACTTCCGAGAAGCTCAAGGAACTGGGACTCATCGACGGCATCGTGCCTGAACCCCTGGGTGGTGCCCACCGGGATCTGGACGCCATGGCCAACAATCTCAAGGCCTCCCTGATTGCCGCCCTGGATGAACTTCAGGACAGTGACGAGGACCGCCTGCTCGACAACCGTTACCAGCGCCTCATGTCCTACGGGGTATTCAGCGAGTAG
- a CDS encoding HD domain-containing protein gives MKDHNPSLEAILNFIVEVEKLKGVLRKTRPVGLERYENSAEHSWHVCLSALVLRDYANEPIDIDKVIRMLLIHDLGEIDAGDQIVYAAVSAQRHEQERAGIQRVLDNLPEDMAGEFLSLWDEFEAGESPESLYARAIDRLPPLLHNLHGGGHSWKENGISREQVLNLNSRIGLGSRSLWESMRRKLDQAAEEDLL, from the coding sequence ATGAAGGATCATAACCCCTCTCTTGAAGCCATCCTGAATTTCATCGTCGAGGTGGAAAAACTCAAGGGCGTGCTGCGCAAGACCCGCCCAGTGGGTCTGGAACGCTACGAAAACTCGGCTGAACACAGTTGGCATGTATGCCTGTCAGCCCTGGTGCTGCGGGATTATGCCAATGAACCCATAGACATCGACAAGGTCATCCGCATGCTGCTGATCCACGATCTGGGGGAAATCGATGCGGGCGACCAGATTGTTTACGCCGCCGTTTCCGCCCAGCGTCATGAGCAGGAAAGAGCCGGTATCCAGCGTGTATTGGACAACCTTCCGGAAGACATGGCCGGAGAGTTCCTGTCTCTTTGGGATGAATTCGAGGCGGGCGAATCTCCGGAATCTCTTTATGCCCGGGCAATCGACCGCCTTCCGCCCCTGCTGCACAACCTGCACGGCGGCGGACACAGTTGGAAAGAAAACGGCATTTCCCGTGAGCAGGTACTGAATCTGAACAGCCGTATTGGACTGGGCAGCCGTTCACTCTGGGAAAGCATGCGCAGGAAACTCGATCAGGCCGCAGAAGAGGATCTGCTCTGA